The Episyrphus balteatus chromosome 3, idEpiBalt1.1, whole genome shotgun sequence genome segment aagggatgccatcagatagtgctcagtaaatactacaggaccccatcattagtttatttttgacaaaaagtggacatgtgccgtttttcccctggaacCTTCATATATTAGTGTGGTTCTTATATATGGGACACGCAGTTGAATAGTCGAAACGATGTCATAGATGCTCCGTCAATAATCAAAACAACCGGATGTGACGCAAATGGTGATGTATTGATGTTTTGACttaccaattttattaaaactatattgttgaaaataacAAACATTACAAAAACCACTCTTAATGACCTGTTATCAGATTATTATCTCTTCGCACTTTGATATTATGATTGTTATTGTCAGTTAATTTCCCATTTTTAAAGATCTGAATGAAAACCTTTACCTCAAAGCAGAGGAAATAGACCCATTATAAAACTAATGGCAGCAAAcatataaaatttgatttctttcACAGCTATGATAAGGGTTTTATTGATAAATCAACACATAAACCCGGGGATTGCATTAGTTTTGATTTTCTATAAAAGTCATGGCTATCAAGGGAAGTTTCATCATGTGCATTGTGGATCTTATCACTTTAAGAATCAAGTTCAAGAACAAAAACCGTTAGAAATTGTAGTTAAATGTCGAAAATTGAATTGTATCCCATTGCAATATTGGTTGCTCTTATCGGTTCCTTAATCAATGTTAATGGCCATGGAATGATGCTAGATCCTGTGAGCCGTTCATCTAGATGGCGTGTAGATTCCACCGGCCGGGCCAACTACGATGATAATGCACTCTTTTGTGGAGGATTCAGTGTGAGTTTAATCCTTCAAATTTAAGTGCAAACAAAGCTTCAAGGATTTTTTTGTTGCGTTTTTAGACTATGTGGGGAACTAATGGTGGCAAGTGCGGATTGTGTGGAGATGCCTACAACTTACCCACTCCTCGACCAAATGAACTTGGCGGAACCTATGGACAGGGTGTCATAGTCAAACGTTACGCTAATCAAATACAGACAAATGTGGGCATACGAATCACAGCAAATCACTTGGGTTTATTTTACTTCAATATTTGCAATTTGGATGAATTTGGTGGAGAGTCTGAGGCTTGTTTCAACAAATATAGCCTCAAATTAGCTGACGGAAGCTTTAAGTTGTACATTGGTAGTCAGACAGGTTGGGTGAATGCAACAATAGTCCTTCCGGAAGGATTAAATTGCAAACATTGTGTTTTGCGTTGGACATATCAAGGAGGTTAGTTTATTTGTAAAGTTCTGACCACAAATAATTATTATGAAAATGACTTGAAATAGGCAACAATTGGGGATATTGTGAAGATGGTAGCGGGGCAAAAGGTTGTGGACCTCAGGAAACGTTCAAAGGATGTTCAGACATAAGTATTACTGCACCAATTTCTCGAGCAGCAGTGTTACCAGTTGAAGTTGCTGATCATATATTAAAACCTGCTGATGATATCGACGATGCACCAGTTGAGCCTGTTGATGAAgcttaaaaaagtttcaaagtgtcctttaacatttttttagaagacaTACTTTGAacaggaattaaaaaaaaaataaaattaaaataaattgcagtaaaaaattaataaagtttaACATCAGCATcgctactttattttttttttaatttaaaaaatttgttctaaGTTGTTGTTTGGGAAGTaagaaaaaacagttttaaggaaaatataatgattttcaaaaaaaaaaaactttttttcatcagAAGATAGAcataaaagatagaccttgtctaaaATCTAGCacatgaattatttttttcaaaatagtacggaaaattaaaattaaaaattgattgaCTGTTTTCTTGTGTACAAGTCAACAATTGTATTCATTTCAAAAGTTGAAATACGAGTAATTTAGCAGCATAaaggtggtgggaaaatttaggataaatggtatattaaAGAGGAATAATAAATTATCCACAAACAAATTTGGgagaaagggggtgggtgggcaaAAAAGTGGAGTGTGTGCCAAAAATTTTGGTATCTTACAATTTTTGCCAACAGTAAGCttcctatcgaaaaaaaatatatagaaaagttgtagataataaaaagatctacacaACTTTTACCTAAGTAATTtattataacctcaaaaataatgagaaaatgcaaaaatttttggttgttttattttatctttcacaaaaatagttgaattttaaacaaaacttggCTAAAACTTACtttattctgttttttaaacgtttttttttttacaaaatataaatttttatatttttcacgaaaaaagtaaccgaaaaaatgttttatttttgaaaaacttgtgATTCCATGCTTTAGagtttagattaaaaccttttatttaagattatgtaaaatactttttcttcttttatttcagaaaatattcggaaaaattgaaagaaaaatttctgtaacatttttcattgaaataataAACTACTGAAATGCAAACGTCTTTTCCTTTATTGACAATCTTTGTTGAACGGAGTATAGAATAAAAAGTTCTATATTTCAATTTCATCTACCTAaattcaatattatttataaattgaaaatttgaattctATTTAAACTCGTTACTTTgggggaaaaaaaaataaatcttcctATTTGAATCGTTTACTtacactgcgcgtcacttgaatagaaacaacattttttctttagaaaatagcgattggcacTTTGGTCAGGTAACTtcgtagatttttggttttgcattttcaaagaggaacttttaacgaACAATGTTGTAAAACCAAAGAACCctaaacagaaaccgtatggctactagttgcgttttttcgcattacttcacaaaaaacaatgttttttttgcgtcacttgaatagaaacaagctcttaaattagataaaaatgatgaaaaatcatggacaacactaattttagtaaagcagtattaaactttgacattatttgcacattataaccaattatgggttACGAGCTACCATTAacgcaccacagaaaatgcataaatagaatttaacattaaaaatgcacttgtactgtacacaatcgtggacctaattggagaaagtgataaaagtgtttggtaactttttacaaattaagaaaatgacattttctacaatttaaggattgaataagtgaaataatcTATCGTTTTCATCCGAAATGCATCTGTTGTGTTTCAATTGCGTGCTGTTTTTTCTGGAACTATCCTTGTGCAATctataatgtcgttttctttcactctattaaggagtactctaaatttttactcctttttctggagtgaaagaacataatgagagtaattttttgtatgtaattgtgtgtgtgacaaggcaaaaatggataatttccttgaaaaaaatagtgataacaggcctagggaaaatattttatgaattgaaaagaaaaattaatattaataacatatgaagcataatacACGAAGACGGAAGGCGCAGAAATCATCTTCCAATAtccttttgattttcatttCGGTGCGTAACGCGCTTCTACACGCATTATTTttgtagaagcagactatgtattttaattccaaaaaaacaccaatatatacaaaaaaaaaacaactcccgtgcggggtctatgtgcaacgaaaacttttgaatgaaaaacgttgaaataaaaacgttactatacacgcaattaatacacaaccgacgaagcagattccgcaaccgacgaaataaaataaagccgaacagcaaaaaaaagaacaagatcaaagggAAACGTCAAAagagtcacaaaattttttaccggagactcacggtagaaaatcttccttccgttttttttcgaactttatttctcctttgctcttatgtgcctctcgcgctttgcgtcttcgtgtaggagcggacttagttttacttttggtatatttttcattacgcTTCTGATCGGggttttcagcctaattgacacacacccttagtttgataattgtaaaataaaaatatcccatcaacgcagaaaaaaaaatgggatttttttgctatatggcacaggattttttttgttattgatgaagaacactggctgaaaattttttttattcggttttcaatttcattttggaaaaagtgaagaattaacgaaaaaatggaagaaatatatctggcggaatataatacaatagaaaatatatttaaatggttGATTtgaatttggcaaattttccaatatctttcgcgatgtgcattttcaatgttaaattctatttatgcattttctgtggtgagTTAATGGTAGCTCGTaacccataattggttataatgtgcaaataatgtcaaagtttaatactgctttactaaaattagtgttgtccatgatttttcatcatttttatctaatttaagagcttgtttctattcaagtgacgcaaaaaaaaaaactgttttttgtgaagtaatgcgaaaaaacacaactagtagccatacggtttctgttttgggttttttgtttttacaacattgttcgttaaaagttcctctttgaaaatgcaaaatcaAAAATCTACGAAGTTACCTGACCAAAgtgccaatcgctattttctaaagaaaaatttttgtttctattcaagtgacgcgcagtgtaAGAATAATTTCGTCTGGAACAAAATATACTTAATTCACAATCATAAAgatttattatataaaattaatttacatagTTAGGTTTGAAATAATTTACCGTAGGTATAATTAAAACTGTGAGATGAAATACTTTTGTAATattaaaaatcttcaaaatcataaaaaccatcGTCCAACGCATTGTTCCTCCGATTTTCATGgtcaaatttaaacaaatcatTCAATTTACTAAACACTGAATCTCTTTTCATTTCAGTTTCATCTTCTTGTACATATTCCGGAGCTTCAAAAAGACCATTATCAACTCCATTTAATAACTCTTTATCAAAAGTTACATCTTCGCCCTTGTAAAACACATCTTTAACCAAATAAGGATCAGATTCTTCTTCCTCTGTAAATTCATAGTTCTTATTATCAACAGGGTTCATTACTTCTTCCATATCAAAATCtttcttttcttcaattttGGATATAAAAGGATTATAAATTTCGTTttgattataaaaattaaaatcaactgGCTTCTTTGGTTGAATGACATCATGAATTGGCATAAAGTTGACATCATAATCTGAATAGACATTTTGGTTGatgattttttgaataaatgttctttttctttgtCGATCTTTCTTGGTGTTAGAAAatgtatttgttatttttatatcgGAACAGCCTTTGAAGTTTTCTTGAGGTCCACAACCCAAGGCAGAAGTTCCATTGCCACAAGGCCCCCAATTATTACCTTTTTAGAATTAAACAGAATAACGTTAAAAACAAATAGATACTAGAATAACGATTACTCACCAGCTTGATAGCTCCATCTTAATACACAATGTTTGCAATTTAAACCTTTTGGTAGAATAATATTTGGATATATCATTCCAGATTTTGTCCCAATGTACATCTTAAAATTTCCATcggaaaacttaattttatttgcattgaaaCAGTCTTCAGATTCTTCTTTGAATTTATCCAAATTGCAAATATGAAAGTAGAAGAATCCTAAGTGGTTTGTAGTTATTTTGACTCCAATACGGACATTTTGTGATTGGAGATAATTTCCTGTAATGACTCCTTTTCCATACTTTCCTCCTAATTCATTTTCTCTAGGTCTTGGGGCAGCATAGTCATCTCCGCAGAGTCCACATTTTCCATTATTACTAAACCATTGAACCTTAGAAATAACATCATATTAAAAAGCATTTACTTAGAATTAAGTTCGAAAAGTCTTTTAATTTTGCGACtgataaagcaaataaaaagtgAGCTTACACCGAATCCTCCACAGAAGAGTCCATTATCATCATAGTTGATAGGAGCTGTTTTATCATAACGCCACCTAGATGAGCGACTTACAGGATCTAACATCATTCCATGGCCGTAAATTTCGCCGGTTAgcaaaaataatattgtaagtataaAAACACATGGTATAAGAGGTTTATAATTAAGCattatttttgaaagcttaAGAAAGAGCCCAAATTTAATCTTTAAGTAAGGAAGGTTTGGACATGAATGTTGTTTAAATGCTTTTGTTCTTTCTTGAAATCGTTATGAATGCGTTATTGTGTCGATTCATAACTTTGCCTTATCTTCGAAAAAAGAAAgggaaactgttttttttttttgtatttttagcaCATAATGTTATGTtcatatctttttgttttttttttcttttatttttaaaatttttaggagATAAcagaaaatgtttgttttttggaaTTTCTGCGAAATGAAGtgaatcacttaaaaaaaaaaacccctagCCAGAGAGGTTCTATTGACAACACCTAAAATACATACGTAAGAATCCgcaatttaaattaaacaacatatttattaaaaataagaaaaagaaaatcagcGTGATGATAAAGATTATGTATGCGAGAAAATTTGGTGCGTACAGTCCAGTAAATAAAGGagttttaccctacaaaaggtccggtggttctaaatttttgatatgttgttaggtatggttagtagatagaaaaaccaaatttccacaaccacgccccctccgcccccttcagcatcaccgaaaaaccatagaaatctggcacttttttcacttttatgcccataactttcttctggtgcattttattgaaaaaaaagttgttggtagacttgtagaaaacataatttcctacgaaaatgaccttggtagtatttttatacatccaaaaacaacgaagttatgaagcttccaaaaacatgtaaaatttcggattttgcaatattttcagtttcttgtcacttaacagtgctataactctttaacaattgacttttacgcaaaagtcttcataatcaatcttatagacaatttaattacctaaaataaaatgtaacacactttgattttgtgaatcaaataaccgagttagggctaaaatagtaaaa includes the following:
- the LOC129915641 gene encoding uncharacterized protein LOC129915641 translates to MLNYKPLIPCVFILTILFLLTGEIYGHGMMLDPVSRSSRWRYDKTAPINYDDNGLFCGGFGVQWFSNNGKCGLCGDDYAAPRPRENELGGKYGKGVITGNYLQSQNVRIGVKITTNHLGFFYFHICNLDKFKEESEDCFNANKIKFSDGNFKMYIGTKSGMIYPNIILPKGLNCKHCVLRWSYQAGNNWGPCGNGTSALGCGPQENFKGCSDIKITNTFSNTKKDRQRKRTFIQKIINQNVYSDYDVNFMPIHDVIQPKKPVDFNFYNQNEIYNPFISKIEEKKDFDMEEVMNPVDNKNYEFTEEEESDPYLVKDVFYKGEDVTFDKELLNGVDNGLFEAPEYVQEDETEMKRDSVFSKLNDLFKFDHENRRNNALDDGFYDFEDF
- the LOC129914585 gene encoding uncharacterized protein LOC129914585, whose translation is MSKIELYPIAILVALIGSLINVNGHGMMLDPVSRSSRWRVDSTGRANYDDNALFCGGFSTMWGTNGGKCGLCGDAYNLPTPRPNELGGTYGQGVIVKRYANQIQTNVGIRITANHLGLFYFNICNLDEFGGESEACFNKYSLKLADGSFKLYIGSQTGWVNATIVLPEGLNCKHCVLRWTYQGGNNWGYCEDGSGAKGCGPQETFKGCSDISITAPISRAAVLPVEVADHILKPADDIDDAPVEPVDEA